A section of the Thauera chlorobenzoica genome encodes:
- the mnmE gene encoding tRNA uridine-5-carboxymethylaminomethyl(34) synthesis GTPase MnmE, whose translation MQSPAARAPDTIAAIATAPGRGGVGVVRVSGAALSAFAQALCGREPQPRRAHFTRFADAAGQAIDEGILLYFPAPASFTGEDVVELQGHGGPVVMQLLLERCLELGARLAEPGEFTRRAFLNGKLDLAQAEGVADLIEASTAAAARSALRSLSGKFSEEVRRIVDALIDLRMLVEATLDFPEEEIEFLERARALPRLEGIRSELEGLLDRARQGALLRSGLNVVLVGAPNVGKSSLLNRLAGEERAIVTDIAGTTRDALRETIQIEGIPLHIIDTAGLRDTADTVERIGIERTWREIERADVILRLVEADASDEVVGDTIDTRLPAGAVRVTVVNKIDLGDGQAAREDDAGRVRLRLSARTGAGIELLRAELLRIAGWHAHGEDVILARERHLQALREALAHVAAAAEQCAALELFAEELRLAQESLGEITGEFTADDLLGVIFSRFCIGK comes from the coding sequence GTGCAAAGCCCGGCAGCAAGAGCGCCTGACACCATCGCCGCGATCGCGACCGCACCGGGGCGCGGCGGCGTCGGTGTCGTGCGCGTTTCCGGCGCCGCCCTGAGCGCGTTCGCACAGGCCTTGTGCGGGCGTGAGCCGCAGCCTCGCCGCGCCCATTTCACCCGCTTCGCCGATGCGGCGGGGCAGGCGATCGACGAAGGCATCTTGCTGTATTTTCCGGCGCCGGCGTCGTTCACCGGTGAGGACGTGGTCGAACTCCAGGGGCATGGCGGTCCGGTGGTGATGCAGCTGCTGCTCGAGCGCTGCCTCGAGCTGGGCGCGCGCCTGGCCGAGCCCGGCGAGTTCACCCGGCGCGCCTTTCTCAACGGCAAGCTCGACCTCGCCCAGGCCGAAGGCGTGGCCGACCTGATCGAAGCGTCCACCGCGGCCGCGGCGCGTTCGGCGCTGCGCTCGCTGTCGGGGAAGTTCTCCGAAGAAGTACGGCGCATCGTCGATGCCCTGATCGACCTGCGCATGCTGGTCGAAGCGACTCTCGACTTTCCCGAAGAGGAAATCGAGTTCCTCGAGCGTGCCCGCGCGCTGCCGCGCCTGGAGGGCATCCGCAGCGAGCTCGAAGGCCTGCTCGACCGCGCCCGCCAAGGCGCCCTGCTGCGCAGCGGCCTCAACGTGGTGCTGGTGGGAGCGCCCAACGTCGGCAAGTCCAGCCTGCTCAACCGCCTTGCCGGCGAAGAGCGCGCGATCGTCACCGACATCGCCGGCACCACCCGCGACGCGCTGCGCGAAACGATCCAGATCGAAGGCATTCCGCTGCACATCATCGACACCGCCGGCCTGCGCGACACCGCCGACACCGTCGAGCGCATCGGCATCGAGCGCACCTGGCGCGAGATCGAGCGCGCCGACGTGATCCTGCGCCTGGTGGAGGCCGACGCGAGCGACGAAGTGGTCGGCGACACGATCGATACCCGCCTGCCCGCCGGGGCGGTGCGCGTCACCGTGGTGAACAAGATCGACCTCGGCGACGGCCAGGCCGCCCGTGAGGATGACGCGGGGCGCGTGCGTCTGCGGCTGTCGGCCAGGACTGGCGCGGGGATCGAGCTGCTGCGCGCGGAGCTGCTGCGCATCGCCGGCTGGCATGCGCACGGTGAAGACGTGATCCTGGCGCGCGAACGCCACCTTCAGGCCTTGCGTGAGGCGCTGGCGCACGTTGCCGCTGCTGCGGAGCAGTGCGCGGCGCTCGAGCTGTTTGCCGAGGAGCTGCGCCTGGCACAGGAAAGCCTGGGCGAGATCACCGGGGAGTTCACCGCCGACGACCTGCTCGGCGTCATCTTCTCGCGCTTCTGCATCGGCAAGTAG